The following proteins are encoded in a genomic region of Vanessa tameamea isolate UH-Manoa-2023 chromosome 4, ilVanTame1 primary haplotype, whole genome shotgun sequence:
- the LOC113394578 gene encoding sodium/hydrogen exchanger 9B2-like isoform X2, which produces MVRKTSVRMTAIKEYPFDLSDLKNQNNDTRISRPTDQLSSNQVFTITPSAPSNDGKRKVSIMADEGSKDRENLPSERNGRVSAQAEGPSRRKSNLHNAMAAEIDTSWDRPAHIEGRYKKYSTTSSIYSKKALSHQSEHIERSWWYACCQKCHTEESGIPSWEPPHWQKICPYPLCPSYRRFAQNVSILLIGIMVWVLVWIILGDTAAPGGQLFMLAVLTIAAHFGGWLIMKVTTLPPLIGMLIVGIIMKNIGFVNFDADYQHVASYIRKIALTIILTRAGLDLDPTAMKKFFFTVIKLALLPWAIECGLCAVMCNLLLGLPWDWAFLLGSIFAAVSPAVIVPCLFRLREKGLGVSKGIPTLVLAVSGIDDAASVAIFGIVSSIMFSSASLTTNIIQGPLSVIGGVAFGVFCGYLVKYIPERNDAFLVPIRVLLLLTGGLMSVLGSEEIGWGGGGPLAVIAFAFVACKEWVEQGWELDDNPVATAFEIFWMFFEPMLFAITGAQVVIADLPPHLVLVGGGIIITCIVVRALLTSISAVRSNLNMKEKIFVGLAWMAKATVQAALAPVALDEVRKMSLDDETMTELTNYAEIIITVCIMSIVITAPLGAIVITITGPRLLSKTTKPPVLEGWRRSHRPSIRDISIIDEEEIAERDAEAEAEVQNSPPVSPVPTTTPNAYSTPNPVTVQPNHRT; this is translated from the exons GTTCGCAAAACAAGCGTCCGAATGACTGCGATAAAGGAATACCCTTTCGACCTgagtgatttaaaaaatcaaaacaacgaTACACGCATATCGCGACCAACCGACCAACTATCATCTAATCAAGTATTTACAATCACCCCGAGTGCTCCCTCTAACGACGGTAAAAGAAAAGTTTCCATAATGGCCGACGAAGGAAGCAAAGATCGAGAAAACCTGCCTTCGGAACG GAATGGCCGAGTATCAGCTCAAGCAGAAGGGCCATCGCGCCGCAAAAGTAACCTTCACAATGCCATGGCGGCAGAAATCGACACCTCATGgg ATCGACCAGCACACATCGAAGGAAGATATAAGAAATACTCAACAACATCTTCTATTTATTCGAAGAAAGCTTTATCACATCAAAGTGAACATATCGAAAg ATCGTGGTGGTACGCGTGCTGTCAGAAGTGTCACACAGAAGAATCCGGGATTCCATCGTGGGAACCTCCTCACTGGCAGAAAATATGCCCTTATCCTTTGTGTCCTTCGTACAGGCGGTTTGCTCAAAACGTTTCCATATTGCTTATTG GTATAATGGTATGGGTATTAGTATGGATAATATTGGGGGATACAGCGGCGCCGGGTGGCCAACTATTCATGCTGGCCGTCCTAACCATTGCCGCGCACTTCGGAGGCTGGCTTATAATGAAAGTTACCACGCTGCCGCCGCTTATAGGAATGCTAATTGTAGGGATAATTATGAAGAACATCGGCTTTGTCAACTTTGATGCGGATTATCAGCACGTCGCATCGTACATAAG aaaaattgccttaactattattttaacacGAGCGGGCCTCGATCTGGATCCAACTGCAATGAAAAAATTCTTCTTCACTGTTATTAAACTTGCATTACTGCCTTGGGCAATTGAGTGCGGTCTGTGTGCCGTTATGTGTAACCTTTTACTTGGATTGCCTTGGGACTGGG CTTTTCTCCTGGGATCGATTTTCGCCGCAGTGTCGCCGGCGGTAATCGTGCCTTGCTTGTTCCGTCTTCGAGAAAAAGGTTTAGGTGTCTCTAAGGGAATACCGACATTAGTACTAGCAGTATCGGGTATCGATGACGCTGCCAGTGTTGCTATTTTCGGTATCGTTTCGTCTATCATGTTTTCCAGTGCTTCTCTTACTACGAATATTATTCAG GGTCCACTTAGTGTTATAGGAGGTGTTGCTTTTGGCGTGTTCTGTGGATATCTTGTTAAATACATTCCAGAAAGAAATGATGCTTTCTTAGTACCGATAAGAGTACTGTTACTACTCACTGGTGGTCTTATGTCAGTCCTCGGCTCGGAAGAAATTGGCTGGGGCGGTGGTG gaCCGCTAGCTGTGATAGCTTTTGCCTTTGTGGCCTGCAAGGAGTGGGTAGAGCAAGGATGGGAACTTGATGATAATCCCGTTGCCACTGCATTCGAAATATTCTGGATGTTTTTCGAACCTATGTTATTCGCCATCACTGGCGCTCAAGTTGTT attGCAGACCTACCTCCACATTTAGTGTTAGTGGGTGGTGGGATCATCATCACGTGTATTGTCGTCCGTGCTCTTCTCACCAGTATCTCTGCGGTCCGTAGTAATCTTAACATGAAGGAAAAGATTTTCGTAGGGTTAGCTTGGATGGCTAAAGCCACTGTTCAG gcTGCTCTAGCACCGGTTGCATTGGATGAGGTGCGCAAAATGTCACTGGATGATGAAACGATGACTGAACTTACGAACTACGCAGAAATCATCATCACAGTGTGTATTATGTCTATTGTCATCACAGCTCCACTTGGAGCCATTGTCATCACAATCACTGGACCAAGATTGCTTTCGAAGACTACTAAGCCACCTGTACTAGAAG GTTGGCGTCGATCACATAGGCCGTCTATCCGTGATATTTCTATCATCGACGAAGAAGAAATAGCAGAACGAGATGCAGAAGCGGAGGCTGAAGTACAAAACTCACCTCCTGTCTCACCCGTACCGACCACAACACCCAACGCATACAGCACACCTAATCCGGTCACAGTACAACCTAATCATCGCACATGA
- the LOC113394578 gene encoding sodium/hydrogen exchanger 9B2-like isoform X4 — translation MSHSSLSCHYDSYLPSDSSLETDALTNRHWNGRVSAQAEGPSRRKSNLHNAMAAEIDTSWDRPAHIEGRYKKYSTTSSIYSKKALSHQSEHIERSWWYACCQKCHTEESGIPSWEPPHWQKICPYPLCPSYRRFAQNVSILLIGIMVWVLVWIILGDTAAPGGQLFMLAVLTIAAHFGGWLIMKVTTLPPLIGMLIVGIIMKNIGFVNFDADYQHVASYIRKIALTIILTRAGLDLDPTAMKKFFFTVIKLALLPWAIECGLCAVMCNLLLGLPWDWAFLLGSIFAAVSPAVIVPCLFRLREKGLGVSKGIPTLVLAVSGIDDAASVAIFGIVSSIMFSSASLTTNIIQGPLSVIGGVAFGVFCGYLVKYIPERNDAFLVPIRVLLLLTGGLMSVLGSEEIGWGGGGPLAVIAFAFVACKEWVEQGWELDDNPVATAFEIFWMFFEPMLFAITGAQVVIADLPPHLVLVGGGIIITCIVVRALLTSISAVRSNLNMKEKIFVGLAWMAKATVQAALAPVALDEVRKMSLDDETMTELTNYAEIIITVCIMSIVITAPLGAIVITITGPRLLSKTTKPPVLEGWRRSHRPSIRDISIIDEEEIAERDAEAEAEVQNSPPVSPVPTTTPNAYSTPNPVTVQPNHRT, via the exons ATGTCTCACAGCAGCTTAAGTTGTCACTATGACAGCTATCTTCCATCAGACTCATCGCTCGAAACAGACGCACTAACTAACCGACATtg GAATGGCCGAGTATCAGCTCAAGCAGAAGGGCCATCGCGCCGCAAAAGTAACCTTCACAATGCCATGGCGGCAGAAATCGACACCTCATGgg ATCGACCAGCACACATCGAAGGAAGATATAAGAAATACTCAACAACATCTTCTATTTATTCGAAGAAAGCTTTATCACATCAAAGTGAACATATCGAAAg ATCGTGGTGGTACGCGTGCTGTCAGAAGTGTCACACAGAAGAATCCGGGATTCCATCGTGGGAACCTCCTCACTGGCAGAAAATATGCCCTTATCCTTTGTGTCCTTCGTACAGGCGGTTTGCTCAAAACGTTTCCATATTGCTTATTG GTATAATGGTATGGGTATTAGTATGGATAATATTGGGGGATACAGCGGCGCCGGGTGGCCAACTATTCATGCTGGCCGTCCTAACCATTGCCGCGCACTTCGGAGGCTGGCTTATAATGAAAGTTACCACGCTGCCGCCGCTTATAGGAATGCTAATTGTAGGGATAATTATGAAGAACATCGGCTTTGTCAACTTTGATGCGGATTATCAGCACGTCGCATCGTACATAAG aaaaattgccttaactattattttaacacGAGCGGGCCTCGATCTGGATCCAACTGCAATGAAAAAATTCTTCTTCACTGTTATTAAACTTGCATTACTGCCTTGGGCAATTGAGTGCGGTCTGTGTGCCGTTATGTGTAACCTTTTACTTGGATTGCCTTGGGACTGGG CTTTTCTCCTGGGATCGATTTTCGCCGCAGTGTCGCCGGCGGTAATCGTGCCTTGCTTGTTCCGTCTTCGAGAAAAAGGTTTAGGTGTCTCTAAGGGAATACCGACATTAGTACTAGCAGTATCGGGTATCGATGACGCTGCCAGTGTTGCTATTTTCGGTATCGTTTCGTCTATCATGTTTTCCAGTGCTTCTCTTACTACGAATATTATTCAG GGTCCACTTAGTGTTATAGGAGGTGTTGCTTTTGGCGTGTTCTGTGGATATCTTGTTAAATACATTCCAGAAAGAAATGATGCTTTCTTAGTACCGATAAGAGTACTGTTACTACTCACTGGTGGTCTTATGTCAGTCCTCGGCTCGGAAGAAATTGGCTGGGGCGGTGGTG gaCCGCTAGCTGTGATAGCTTTTGCCTTTGTGGCCTGCAAGGAGTGGGTAGAGCAAGGATGGGAACTTGATGATAATCCCGTTGCCACTGCATTCGAAATATTCTGGATGTTTTTCGAACCTATGTTATTCGCCATCACTGGCGCTCAAGTTGTT attGCAGACCTACCTCCACATTTAGTGTTAGTGGGTGGTGGGATCATCATCACGTGTATTGTCGTCCGTGCTCTTCTCACCAGTATCTCTGCGGTCCGTAGTAATCTTAACATGAAGGAAAAGATTTTCGTAGGGTTAGCTTGGATGGCTAAAGCCACTGTTCAG gcTGCTCTAGCACCGGTTGCATTGGATGAGGTGCGCAAAATGTCACTGGATGATGAAACGATGACTGAACTTACGAACTACGCAGAAATCATCATCACAGTGTGTATTATGTCTATTGTCATCACAGCTCCACTTGGAGCCATTGTCATCACAATCACTGGACCAAGATTGCTTTCGAAGACTACTAAGCCACCTGTACTAGAAG GTTGGCGTCGATCACATAGGCCGTCTATCCGTGATATTTCTATCATCGACGAAGAAGAAATAGCAGAACGAGATGCAGAAGCGGAGGCTGAAGTACAAAACTCACCTCCTGTCTCACCCGTACCGACCACAACACCCAACGCATACAGCACACCTAATCCGGTCACAGTACAACCTAATCATCGCACATGA
- the LOC113394578 gene encoding sodium/hydrogen exchanger 9B2-like isoform X1 encodes MKTRDPKEQKSKIRPDKVVNKRDKKGVKQDSRSGKRSPASPPQNRTKRSGVDAVKLHLETTGGTGRTSRSATAVRKTSVRMTAIKEYPFDLSDLKNQNNDTRISRPTDQLSSNQVFTITPSAPSNDGKRKVSIMADEGSKDRENLPSERNGRVSAQAEGPSRRKSNLHNAMAAEIDTSWDRPAHIEGRYKKYSTTSSIYSKKALSHQSEHIERSWWYACCQKCHTEESGIPSWEPPHWQKICPYPLCPSYRRFAQNVSILLIGIMVWVLVWIILGDTAAPGGQLFMLAVLTIAAHFGGWLIMKVTTLPPLIGMLIVGIIMKNIGFVNFDADYQHVASYIRKIALTIILTRAGLDLDPTAMKKFFFTVIKLALLPWAIECGLCAVMCNLLLGLPWDWAFLLGSIFAAVSPAVIVPCLFRLREKGLGVSKGIPTLVLAVSGIDDAASVAIFGIVSSIMFSSASLTTNIIQGPLSVIGGVAFGVFCGYLVKYIPERNDAFLVPIRVLLLLTGGLMSVLGSEEIGWGGGGPLAVIAFAFVACKEWVEQGWELDDNPVATAFEIFWMFFEPMLFAITGAQVVIADLPPHLVLVGGGIIITCIVVRALLTSISAVRSNLNMKEKIFVGLAWMAKATVQAALAPVALDEVRKMSLDDETMTELTNYAEIIITVCIMSIVITAPLGAIVITITGPRLLSKTTKPPVLEGWRRSHRPSIRDISIIDEEEIAERDAEAEAEVQNSPPVSPVPTTTPNAYSTPNPVTVQPNHRT; translated from the exons GTTCGCAAAACAAGCGTCCGAATGACTGCGATAAAGGAATACCCTTTCGACCTgagtgatttaaaaaatcaaaacaacgaTACACGCATATCGCGACCAACCGACCAACTATCATCTAATCAAGTATTTACAATCACCCCGAGTGCTCCCTCTAACGACGGTAAAAGAAAAGTTTCCATAATGGCCGACGAAGGAAGCAAAGATCGAGAAAACCTGCCTTCGGAACG GAATGGCCGAGTATCAGCTCAAGCAGAAGGGCCATCGCGCCGCAAAAGTAACCTTCACAATGCCATGGCGGCAGAAATCGACACCTCATGgg ATCGACCAGCACACATCGAAGGAAGATATAAGAAATACTCAACAACATCTTCTATTTATTCGAAGAAAGCTTTATCACATCAAAGTGAACATATCGAAAg ATCGTGGTGGTACGCGTGCTGTCAGAAGTGTCACACAGAAGAATCCGGGATTCCATCGTGGGAACCTCCTCACTGGCAGAAAATATGCCCTTATCCTTTGTGTCCTTCGTACAGGCGGTTTGCTCAAAACGTTTCCATATTGCTTATTG GTATAATGGTATGGGTATTAGTATGGATAATATTGGGGGATACAGCGGCGCCGGGTGGCCAACTATTCATGCTGGCCGTCCTAACCATTGCCGCGCACTTCGGAGGCTGGCTTATAATGAAAGTTACCACGCTGCCGCCGCTTATAGGAATGCTAATTGTAGGGATAATTATGAAGAACATCGGCTTTGTCAACTTTGATGCGGATTATCAGCACGTCGCATCGTACATAAG aaaaattgccttaactattattttaacacGAGCGGGCCTCGATCTGGATCCAACTGCAATGAAAAAATTCTTCTTCACTGTTATTAAACTTGCATTACTGCCTTGGGCAATTGAGTGCGGTCTGTGTGCCGTTATGTGTAACCTTTTACTTGGATTGCCTTGGGACTGGG CTTTTCTCCTGGGATCGATTTTCGCCGCAGTGTCGCCGGCGGTAATCGTGCCTTGCTTGTTCCGTCTTCGAGAAAAAGGTTTAGGTGTCTCTAAGGGAATACCGACATTAGTACTAGCAGTATCGGGTATCGATGACGCTGCCAGTGTTGCTATTTTCGGTATCGTTTCGTCTATCATGTTTTCCAGTGCTTCTCTTACTACGAATATTATTCAG GGTCCACTTAGTGTTATAGGAGGTGTTGCTTTTGGCGTGTTCTGTGGATATCTTGTTAAATACATTCCAGAAAGAAATGATGCTTTCTTAGTACCGATAAGAGTACTGTTACTACTCACTGGTGGTCTTATGTCAGTCCTCGGCTCGGAAGAAATTGGCTGGGGCGGTGGTG gaCCGCTAGCTGTGATAGCTTTTGCCTTTGTGGCCTGCAAGGAGTGGGTAGAGCAAGGATGGGAACTTGATGATAATCCCGTTGCCACTGCATTCGAAATATTCTGGATGTTTTTCGAACCTATGTTATTCGCCATCACTGGCGCTCAAGTTGTT attGCAGACCTACCTCCACATTTAGTGTTAGTGGGTGGTGGGATCATCATCACGTGTATTGTCGTCCGTGCTCTTCTCACCAGTATCTCTGCGGTCCGTAGTAATCTTAACATGAAGGAAAAGATTTTCGTAGGGTTAGCTTGGATGGCTAAAGCCACTGTTCAG gcTGCTCTAGCACCGGTTGCATTGGATGAGGTGCGCAAAATGTCACTGGATGATGAAACGATGACTGAACTTACGAACTACGCAGAAATCATCATCACAGTGTGTATTATGTCTATTGTCATCACAGCTCCACTTGGAGCCATTGTCATCACAATCACTGGACCAAGATTGCTTTCGAAGACTACTAAGCCACCTGTACTAGAAG GTTGGCGTCGATCACATAGGCCGTCTATCCGTGATATTTCTATCATCGACGAAGAAGAAATAGCAGAACGAGATGCAGAAGCGGAGGCTGAAGTACAAAACTCACCTCCTGTCTCACCCGTACCGACCACAACACCCAACGCATACAGCACACCTAATCCGGTCACAGTACAACCTAATCATCGCACATGA
- the LOC113394578 gene encoding sodium/hydrogen exchanger 9B2-like isoform X3, with amino-acid sequence MTAIKEYPFDLSDLKNQNNDTRISRPTDQLSSNQVFTITPSAPSNDGKRKVSIMADEGSKDRENLPSERNGRVSAQAEGPSRRKSNLHNAMAAEIDTSWDRPAHIEGRYKKYSTTSSIYSKKALSHQSEHIERSWWYACCQKCHTEESGIPSWEPPHWQKICPYPLCPSYRRFAQNVSILLIGIMVWVLVWIILGDTAAPGGQLFMLAVLTIAAHFGGWLIMKVTTLPPLIGMLIVGIIMKNIGFVNFDADYQHVASYIRKIALTIILTRAGLDLDPTAMKKFFFTVIKLALLPWAIECGLCAVMCNLLLGLPWDWAFLLGSIFAAVSPAVIVPCLFRLREKGLGVSKGIPTLVLAVSGIDDAASVAIFGIVSSIMFSSASLTTNIIQGPLSVIGGVAFGVFCGYLVKYIPERNDAFLVPIRVLLLLTGGLMSVLGSEEIGWGGGGPLAVIAFAFVACKEWVEQGWELDDNPVATAFEIFWMFFEPMLFAITGAQVVIADLPPHLVLVGGGIIITCIVVRALLTSISAVRSNLNMKEKIFVGLAWMAKATVQAALAPVALDEVRKMSLDDETMTELTNYAEIIITVCIMSIVITAPLGAIVITITGPRLLSKTTKPPVLEGWRRSHRPSIRDISIIDEEEIAERDAEAEAEVQNSPPVSPVPTTTPNAYSTPNPVTVQPNHRT; translated from the exons ATGACTGCGATAAAGGAATACCCTTTCGACCTgagtgatttaaaaaatcaaaacaacgaTACACGCATATCGCGACCAACCGACCAACTATCATCTAATCAAGTATTTACAATCACCCCGAGTGCTCCCTCTAACGACGGTAAAAGAAAAGTTTCCATAATGGCCGACGAAGGAAGCAAAGATCGAGAAAACCTGCCTTCGGAACG GAATGGCCGAGTATCAGCTCAAGCAGAAGGGCCATCGCGCCGCAAAAGTAACCTTCACAATGCCATGGCGGCAGAAATCGACACCTCATGgg ATCGACCAGCACACATCGAAGGAAGATATAAGAAATACTCAACAACATCTTCTATTTATTCGAAGAAAGCTTTATCACATCAAAGTGAACATATCGAAAg ATCGTGGTGGTACGCGTGCTGTCAGAAGTGTCACACAGAAGAATCCGGGATTCCATCGTGGGAACCTCCTCACTGGCAGAAAATATGCCCTTATCCTTTGTGTCCTTCGTACAGGCGGTTTGCTCAAAACGTTTCCATATTGCTTATTG GTATAATGGTATGGGTATTAGTATGGATAATATTGGGGGATACAGCGGCGCCGGGTGGCCAACTATTCATGCTGGCCGTCCTAACCATTGCCGCGCACTTCGGAGGCTGGCTTATAATGAAAGTTACCACGCTGCCGCCGCTTATAGGAATGCTAATTGTAGGGATAATTATGAAGAACATCGGCTTTGTCAACTTTGATGCGGATTATCAGCACGTCGCATCGTACATAAG aaaaattgccttaactattattttaacacGAGCGGGCCTCGATCTGGATCCAACTGCAATGAAAAAATTCTTCTTCACTGTTATTAAACTTGCATTACTGCCTTGGGCAATTGAGTGCGGTCTGTGTGCCGTTATGTGTAACCTTTTACTTGGATTGCCTTGGGACTGGG CTTTTCTCCTGGGATCGATTTTCGCCGCAGTGTCGCCGGCGGTAATCGTGCCTTGCTTGTTCCGTCTTCGAGAAAAAGGTTTAGGTGTCTCTAAGGGAATACCGACATTAGTACTAGCAGTATCGGGTATCGATGACGCTGCCAGTGTTGCTATTTTCGGTATCGTTTCGTCTATCATGTTTTCCAGTGCTTCTCTTACTACGAATATTATTCAG GGTCCACTTAGTGTTATAGGAGGTGTTGCTTTTGGCGTGTTCTGTGGATATCTTGTTAAATACATTCCAGAAAGAAATGATGCTTTCTTAGTACCGATAAGAGTACTGTTACTACTCACTGGTGGTCTTATGTCAGTCCTCGGCTCGGAAGAAATTGGCTGGGGCGGTGGTG gaCCGCTAGCTGTGATAGCTTTTGCCTTTGTGGCCTGCAAGGAGTGGGTAGAGCAAGGATGGGAACTTGATGATAATCCCGTTGCCACTGCATTCGAAATATTCTGGATGTTTTTCGAACCTATGTTATTCGCCATCACTGGCGCTCAAGTTGTT attGCAGACCTACCTCCACATTTAGTGTTAGTGGGTGGTGGGATCATCATCACGTGTATTGTCGTCCGTGCTCTTCTCACCAGTATCTCTGCGGTCCGTAGTAATCTTAACATGAAGGAAAAGATTTTCGTAGGGTTAGCTTGGATGGCTAAAGCCACTGTTCAG gcTGCTCTAGCACCGGTTGCATTGGATGAGGTGCGCAAAATGTCACTGGATGATGAAACGATGACTGAACTTACGAACTACGCAGAAATCATCATCACAGTGTGTATTATGTCTATTGTCATCACAGCTCCACTTGGAGCCATTGTCATCACAATCACTGGACCAAGATTGCTTTCGAAGACTACTAAGCCACCTGTACTAGAAG GTTGGCGTCGATCACATAGGCCGTCTATCCGTGATATTTCTATCATCGACGAAGAAGAAATAGCAGAACGAGATGCAGAAGCGGAGGCTGAAGTACAAAACTCACCTCCTGTCTCACCCGTACCGACCACAACACCCAACGCATACAGCACACCTAATCCGGTCACAGTACAACCTAATCATCGCACATGA